The following proteins come from a genomic window of Alicyclobacillus dauci:
- a CDS encoding (Fe-S)-binding protein gives MIDVLKKFDMDELLNCMHCGFCLPACPTFQQTGLETYSPRGRIALMKGVAESKLPIDEEFEHNMYACLGCRACETACPAGVKYGELIETAREVVEDTKKAAGRQSFGRRIVLKRLFMHPRRMKLTGRALWALQASGLQELASKTGLVQILPREMTEMQVAVDRVASPADRKKRTRVVKAEQRAPVARKVGLFTGCIMDVMFYETNQATARLLSKAGCDVVFVDQQQCCGALHAHSGEKADAKVLAKQNIEAFEALDLDVIVNNAGGCGAALKEYHHWLKDDPVWADRARNFVAKVRDISELLTTLPLQVTKTLNARVTYQDSCHLAHGQGVRKQPRDLIRSIPGVEYIEMENADGCCGSAGIYNITNFDMSMRVLDDKMNHVADAKASIVVTANPGCLLQMKKGIIRAGLEGRMEAVHIVDLLDRLV, from the coding sequence ATGATAGACGTACTGAAGAAATTCGACATGGACGAGTTGCTCAACTGTATGCACTGTGGCTTTTGCCTGCCCGCTTGCCCAACGTTTCAGCAGACGGGCCTCGAAACGTACAGTCCGCGCGGCAGAATTGCTCTGATGAAAGGTGTCGCTGAATCGAAACTGCCTATCGATGAAGAGTTCGAGCACAACATGTACGCGTGTCTCGGTTGCCGCGCCTGCGAGACGGCGTGTCCGGCTGGCGTAAAGTACGGTGAGTTGATAGAGACGGCGCGGGAAGTGGTCGAGGATACCAAGAAAGCGGCGGGGAGACAGTCGTTTGGCCGGAGAATTGTCTTGAAAAGGTTATTTATGCATCCGAGACGCATGAAACTAACGGGGCGTGCCCTGTGGGCTCTTCAAGCAAGCGGCTTGCAGGAGCTCGCGAGCAAAACGGGTCTCGTGCAGATCCTTCCTCGTGAAATGACGGAAATGCAGGTTGCGGTTGATAGGGTGGCTTCGCCGGCGGATCGGAAAAAGCGGACACGGGTAGTCAAAGCGGAACAGCGTGCGCCGGTTGCACGAAAAGTAGGTTTATTCACCGGTTGCATCATGGATGTCATGTTTTACGAGACGAATCAAGCGACGGCACGGCTGCTATCGAAAGCGGGCTGTGATGTTGTGTTTGTCGATCAACAACAGTGCTGCGGCGCGCTCCACGCGCATTCCGGTGAGAAGGCGGATGCAAAGGTACTGGCGAAACAGAACATCGAGGCGTTTGAGGCGCTCGATTTGGACGTGATCGTCAATAATGCCGGGGGCTGTGGTGCCGCACTCAAGGAGTATCACCACTGGCTGAAAGACGATCCGGTGTGGGCGGATAGAGCACGCAACTTTGTCGCCAAGGTACGGGATATCAGTGAACTGCTGACCACCTTGCCGCTTCAAGTGACGAAGACACTCAATGCTAGAGTCACGTACCAGGATTCATGTCACCTTGCACACGGTCAAGGTGTCCGCAAACAACCACGCGATCTCATTCGCAGCATACCCGGCGTTGAATACATCGAGATGGAGAATGCGGATGGCTGTTGCGGATCGGCGGGGATTTACAACATTACGAACTTCGACATGTCGATGCGTGTCTTGGACGACAAGATGAACCATGTGGCTGACGCAAAAGCCAGCATTGTTGTCACGGCGAACCCAGGCTGTTTGCTGCAGATGAAAAAAGGGATTATTCGAGCAGGGCTTGAGGGGCGAATGGAAGCCGTACACATTGTGGATCTCTTGGATCGGCTCGTGTAA
- a CDS encoding GNAT family N-acetyltransferase gives MANTFLVQRAEASDIPALGELLDSVFRPQLVPGQGMPKEFPHLICAENAHNIYFVSDNGRPVSMVAVLIQETVFQGVTMPVVSIGSVCTRRAYEGRGISSQILDQVIRDLKADEIPLMLVSGTRGLYRRIHCVPVGKMYEVEWSADAAVAATSEVAAGQELFRVCEIPGEQKGAVSKRLAAIYRAEAYRFRRTDEQMEQLLDALWFQRDGHDQRLFTIEQGTNTVAYAVAYEDKDRPGIVTVMEWAGSRTAFLMSATPILKAFGATKLVWHVHVDDCEMRAKLRTMGITATTMSLQGTVRALDVPRLFSYLQPILRERFGGEVKAVETDGKWRVQSPLPTMEFTDIEDIVRWLFDHEENCLRIPFVHTDDLNFI, from the coding sequence GTGGCAAACACGTTCCTTGTGCAGAGAGCTGAAGCAAGTGATATCCCAGCACTGGGTGAACTGCTGGATTCAGTGTTTCGACCGCAGTTAGTACCTGGTCAAGGCATGCCAAAAGAATTTCCCCACCTCATTTGTGCAGAGAATGCCCACAATATTTATTTTGTATCGGATAATGGCCGGCCTGTGAGCATGGTTGCCGTCCTCATTCAGGAAACAGTCTTTCAAGGCGTGACGATGCCCGTCGTTTCTATTGGGTCTGTTTGCACGCGCCGAGCGTACGAAGGTCGCGGGATTTCTTCGCAGATTTTGGATCAGGTCATCAGGGACCTCAAGGCGGACGAGATTCCCTTGATGCTCGTTTCAGGAACCCGGGGCCTCTATCGTCGCATTCACTGTGTGCCAGTCGGGAAAATGTACGAAGTGGAATGGTCTGCCGATGCAGCTGTAGCTGCGACGAGTGAAGTGGCTGCCGGACAGGAACTGTTTCGGGTTTGTGAGATTCCGGGCGAGCAGAAAGGCGCTGTCTCCAAACGTCTTGCCGCCATCTACCGCGCGGAAGCGTACCGCTTTCGGCGAACCGACGAACAGATGGAGCAACTGTTGGATGCGCTTTGGTTCCAGCGGGATGGACATGATCAAAGGTTGTTTACCATCGAACAAGGGACGAATACGGTAGCATACGCTGTGGCCTACGAGGACAAAGACCGCCCGGGCATTGTCACTGTAATGGAATGGGCTGGCAGCCGCACAGCTTTCTTGATGAGTGCGACACCAATTTTAAAAGCGTTCGGTGCAACCAAGTTGGTTTGGCATGTGCACGTGGACGATTGTGAAATGCGAGCCAAATTACGCACCATGGGCATCACGGCAACGACTATGTCACTGCAAGGGACTGTCCGCGCACTGGACGTGCCGAGGCTGTTCTCGTACCTTCAGCCAATTTTGCGCGAGCGTTTTGGCGGAGAGGTTAAAGCCGTGGAAACAGATGGCAAGTGGAGAGTTCAGTCACCGCTTCCCACAATGGAGTTCACGGACATTGAGGACATTGTCAGATGGTTGTTTGATCACGAAGAAAATTGCCTTAGGATCCCGTTTGTTCACACAGACGATTTGAATTTTATCTAG